The Anaerotignum faecicola region CAAGAAGCTCCTCTCGGAGCGCCGCACAGCCCTCCACATTCAGCTTCGGGTGGTTTTCATAGCCCCACCAGCCCTCGTAGGTACCATCCGCGTTCCAGTAAAAATAATCATGATAGGGGCTATCCGCATGCCGATATGCGCCGCGCAGCTTGCCCCTGTAAAGTCCCTCTCTGTCGAGCCATTTATGAAAAGCTCCGCAATGGTTAAAAACGCCGTCCAGAATGACGCGCATCCCTCTTGCGTGCGCCTGCTGTATCAGCTCTGCGAAAAGTGCATCCGAGGCGGCAAGGTTTTCGTCCGCTGTTGTGCGAGCGGCATAAAGCGATGCGGTTTCATTCGTTTTGGCATCTGCCGCCAGAACAGAACCGCTTTCTCTGACGATTTTCCCGAAATGGGGGTCGATATGCCAATAATCCTGCGTATCGTATTTATGATTGCTTGGCGAAACAAAAAGCGGATTGAAATAAAGTACCTCTACGCCCAGCTCCGCCAGATAGTCCAGTTTATTGAGCACGCCCTGCAAATCTCCGCCATAAAAACGGTTGATATCGCTTGCAGCAGGCAGGCTGCTCCAATCCGTGACCTGCTCGGTTTTCTGCTTCAGATAAATATATTCATTCGTTTTCACATCATTGGAGACATCCCCATTGGCAAAGCGGTCGGGGTAAATCTGATACATCACCGCGCCCTTCGCCCAATCGGGCGTTCGGTAATCGCGGAAAATCTGAAATTCCCCCTCGTGCTTATATTCCGAAAAAAAGCCGTATTTTGTATAATAGCCTACTGCTTCGCCGCATTGCAGGCGGAAATAATAGGTCATTTCCTCCGCAGTCGGGGGCAGGGTTGCCTGAAAATAAGAAAAAGCCCCCTGCGTTTTGGTCTCCTCCATGAGATATTCCCGTTCATTCGTGCAGAGGAAAACAGCAGAAACCGTCCCTCTCCCGACACGAATACGCACATTGACCCAATCCTCCGCGGTCGGCTCCGCAGGAGAGCGGAACTGCCTTGTTTCATCGCTATAGACTGCCTGTATGCGAAATTCCTCCGCAGACAGACCGAAATTATCATCCATCGGCTTTCACCACCTTCCTTTGCACATCATCGGGTTTTATTATAAGGGGAAAGGACGGAAGGTGTCAATTTTTCCGAAAAATTCCCCCGCAAGCAAAAAAAGAGCGACCGCACAGTGCTTCAATGCAGTCATCTGCGGTCGCTCCCTCTTTTCTAAAAAAGAGAAGGTATGATGGGTGAAAAATATTGGGGAGTTTTCACAAATCCAGTATAGCATGTGGGGCAATTTTTGTCCAGAAAGGAAAGCCGCTTTGGAAATAAGATAAATTTATAGTTTTCTTTTTACAATAAAATCTTCTTATTAGAAATTCCTTATGACATAAAATCCGCAAGCACCTTCGCCAGATTTTCCTCCCCGATGACGCGCATCCCCTCCTGAAGCTGTCTGGCTTCGCCATCCGGCAAGGCGGAAAGCGGCAGCTCTGTCCGCTCCTTCAGGCGCAGCTGCTTTTTCCCATCCTCATAGAAAACCGCAAGAAAGCCGTCATCCTCGCCCAGAACATAAACCTCATCACTCATCCCCTCGATGCTGCACCGCAGAACCACCTGCTCCGATGAGAAAAAGACCACCTGCCAGCCTGTGTAAATGCTCTTTAGCTGTTCCAAATCCAAGCCCTGCAGAAATTCCGGTGCCGGCTCGATGTGCTTTTTCATCACCCTATCCTGCGTATAAAAATATTGATAAACGATTTTCGTTCCGGCATGAATCCGCTTTTTTTCTTCCAAAACGGCATGTGCCTGCGTTTCTGCCGGATGCTGCTCCCCTCTCCAAAGGGCTGCGTAATACCCTGCCAGCAGGCAAACCAGAAAGCTGAGCAGAGCTGCAATGACTGCTGTTTTTCGCATTGTATCACCTCTTTGGAGGGAGTATGGACACAAATATTGCAATTTATACCACAATAAAAAAAGCCATGCGCGAACATGGCTTGCATATCCTTAATACAGATGCAGATGTACGGGAACGCCGTTTTTATAGGTACAGGGCAATTCGCCTTGAATGAGGGGCAGAAGATATGTAAGCATTTCCTCTGTCACATCGTTGCCCGCCTCGTTAATCCATGTATCGGGAACGGTTTTCACATGGTTTGCAATCTGCCCGATATCCACGAAATCAATGCCGAAGCGGTAAGGCTGCTCAGAGGTACGACGGATGCACGCCATTTTGCCCGTGCCGCCGCTGATGGCATAATCTGCCGCCGCCGCGCCAATCAATCTGGATTCATAAATATCGGATGCGGATGCCACATGAGACGCACAACGCTGCATCACATTCAGCTCAATGCTTCTGACCTTGCAGCCGATTTCAAAACGAAGGATTTCCTCCAGATAGCGCGCCGCACCTGCCAGAATTTTATGCCCGAATGCGTCCGCCGCTCTGTTCTGCAGGGAATCGGTCACATAATCGCCCTCCTCGTTGCGCAGACCTTCGCTGACCGCAATGACGATAGAGTGCTTTTGTGCCATTTTTTCACGCACATCCTCCAGAAAACGGTCTACAAGGAAGGGTCTTTCGCAAAGATAAATCAAATCGGGCGCAGAATCTCCGTTCAATCTGCCAAGCGCAGAGGAAGCCGTCAGCCAGCCTGCATCCCTGCCCATGATTTCCACAATCGTGATGGAGGGCTGCGCGTATACGTTACAGTCGCAGGCAATTTCGGACATCGTTGCCGCAACATATTTCGCCGCAGAGCCAAAGCCGGGGCAATGGTCTGTTTCCATCAGGTCATTATCAATCGTTTTCGGTGCGCCGATGATTTTGACATCATCAACATGCATGCGTTCGCAGAAGCCTGCCAGCTTATGCACGGTGTCCATAGAATCATTCCCACCGATATAAACGAAATAACCGATATCATATTTACGGAAAATGCCCAGAATCTTATCATATTCAAAGGTGCTTTCCTCCCAATCGGACAGCTTCATGCGGCAGGAGCCAAGCGCAGAGGATGGTGTCTGGCAGAGCAGCTGCAGGGTTTCGGGGTCTGCCAGTGCCTCTGTCAGGTCAATCAGCTTATCCGTCAGGATACCCATAATACCGTTTTTCGCACCATAAATTTTACCAACATTCTGATTGGTCATTGCTTTTTCCACAACGCCTGCCAAGGTCGCATTGATGGCAACAGAAGGTCCGCCGGATTGGGCAACCAGAAGATTTTTCATAGTAACCAGCCTTTCCTGTCCCTGAAAAAGGACATCTCAAATTCATTTCCTAGCAATTTTTTAGCAATTTTTTAACGGGTAAACCAAAAAAAGAAAACCATGCCCGAAAAAAAATACTTTTCAGGACATGGTTATTATAACACGTTTTTATGAAATTGCAAATCAGCCAAGAATCAGCTTTAAGAAGAACAGAATTGCAATGATGACGATAACGGGATTCAGCTCGTTCTTTTTGCCGCCGAACAGCTTCAGCAGTACATAGGAAATTACGCCGAATACCAGACCCTCGGAGATGCTGTAGCATACAACCATCATCAGGATTGTCATGAATGCAGGGAAGCCCTCTGTGTAATCAGAGAAATCAATATCCCTTACGTTTTCAACCATCATCAGACCAACAACGACCAATGCGGGTGTGGTAGCAAAGGAAGGGATGGTTGTCAGGATGGGAGAGAACAGCAGTGCAACCAAGAACAAAATACCTGCTGTAAATGCTGTCAGACCGGAGCGACCGCCATCGGAAACGCCGGATGCAGATTCAACGAAGGTGGTTACTGTGGAGGTACCCAAAACAGCACCGATGGTTGTTGCCAATGCGTCCGCAAACAATGCGCCTTTAATCTTGGGCAGCTTGCCCTCCTTATCCAAGAAGCCTGCCTTTGTGGATACGCCAATCAGTGTACCCAGTGTGTCGAACAGGTCAACAAACAGGAATGCAAACACAACAACGATAAAATCGAAGATAGAAATACCGGAGAAGCTCAGCTTGCCGGCAATGGGTGCGATGCTGGGGGGTGCGGAAATCAGACCTGTGGGAATCAGGGAATATACGCCTGCTTCCACATCAACCACATAAACCCCTGCAAGCTGGCAGATGATACCCAGAATCCATGTAATCAGGATACCAACCAGAAGTGCGCCCTTTACCTTTCTGATCACCAGCACCAGTGTGATGATGGTACCAATCAGAGCAAGCGCAACGGGAACGGTTTTCACATCGCCAAGGCTGACACAGGTAGAAGGATTGTTGATGACAACACCGGCATTCTGCAAGCCGATGAATGCGATAAACATACCGATACCAACGCTTACTGCTTTTTTCATGTTTGCAGGAATGGCATTAAAGATTGCCTCACGCACATTGACTGCGGATAAAATAATAAAAATGATACCTTCCACAAATACTGCCGCCAATGCAACGTGCCAGCTATACCCCTTCTGCGCGCAAATGGTAAAAGCAAAATACGCATTCAGCCCC contains the following coding sequences:
- a CDS encoding 6-phosphofructokinase, producing MKNLLVAQSGGPSVAINATLAGVVEKAMTNQNVGKIYGAKNGIMGILTDKLIDLTEALADPETLQLLCQTPSSALGSCRMKLSDWEESTFEYDKILGIFRKYDIGYFVYIGGNDSMDTVHKLAGFCERMHVDDVKIIGAPKTIDNDLMETDHCPGFGSAAKYVAATMSEIACDCNVYAQPSITIVEIMGRDAGWLTASSALGRLNGDSAPDLIYLCERPFLVDRFLEDVREKMAQKHSIVIAVSEGLRNEEGDYVTDSLQNRAADAFGHKILAGAARYLEEILRFEIGCKVRSIELNVMQRCASHVASASDIYESRLIGAAAADYAISGGTGKMACIRRTSEQPYRFGIDFVDIGQIANHVKTVPDTWINEAGNDVTEEMLTYLLPLIQGELPCTYKNGVPVHLHLY
- a CDS encoding BofC C-terminal domain-containing protein, with protein sequence MRKTAVIAALLSFLVCLLAGYYAALWRGEQHPAETQAHAVLEEKKRIHAGTKIVYQYFYTQDRVMKKHIEPAPEFLQGLDLEQLKSIYTGWQVVFFSSEQVVLRCSIEGMSDEVYVLGEDDGFLAVFYEDGKKQLRLKERTELPLSALPDGEARQLQEGMRVIGEENLAKVLADFMS
- a CDS encoding NCS2 family permease, encoding MAGLTTFMTMAYILVVNPSILSTTGMDAGALLTATCIASALGTFFMAFFANYPFVLAPGMGLNAYFAFTICAQKGYSWHVALAAVFVEGIIFIILSAVNVREAIFNAIPANMKKAVSVGIGMFIAFIGLQNAGVVINNPSTCVSLGDVKTVPVALALIGTIITLVLVIRKVKGALLVGILITWILGIICQLAGVYVVDVEAGVYSLIPTGLISAPPSIAPIAGKLSFSGISIFDFIVVVFAFLFVDLFDTLGTLIGVSTKAGFLDKEGKLPKIKGALFADALATTIGAVLGTSTVTTFVESASGVSDGGRSGLTAFTAGILFLVALLFSPILTTIPSFATTPALVVVGLMMVENVRDIDFSDYTEGFPAFMTILMMVVCYSISEGLVFGVISYVLLKLFGGKKNELNPVIVIIAILFFLKLILG
- a CDS encoding glycoside hydrolase family 13 protein — its product is MDDNFGLSAEEFRIQAVYSDETRQFRSPAEPTAEDWVNVRIRVGRGTVSAVFLCTNEREYLMEETKTQGAFSYFQATLPPTAEEMTYYFRLQCGEAVGYYTKYGFFSEYKHEGEFQIFRDYRTPDWAKGAVMYQIYPDRFANGDVSNDVKTNEYIYLKQKTEQVTDWSSLPAASDINRFYGGDLQGVLNKLDYLAELGVEVLYFNPLFVSPSNHKYDTQDYWHIDPHFGKIVRESGSVLAADAKTNETASLYAARTTADENLAASDALFAELIQQAHARGMRVILDGVFNHCGAFHKWLDREGLYRGKLRGAYRHADSPYHDYFYWNADGTYEGWWGYENHPKLNVEGCAALREELLAIARRWVSPPFDADGWRLDVAADLGKTEEFNHAFWRMFRTAVKSVSPDKLILAEHYGDAAPWLTGNQWDSIMNYDAFMEPVTWFLTGVSKHSTEKREDMYNNADVFWGTMSYQMGRLPSQAISVAMNQLSNHDHSRFLTRTNRQIGRVETEGSAAADANVEKAVLREAVLLQMTWSGAPTVYYGDEAGVTGWTDPDNRRTYPWGREDMELIAFHKAAISLRKEYPVLRHGSLKQLYGAYGVLAYGRFDEKEKILVALNNTEEIRTVSIPVWQMGVQAEGTLQNCLMTNRDGFTEFGFSYPVRNGNVLLPLPPKSAMALREI